The DNA window ACCCCCGCCCCGGTCGACCCTGCCGCCGAGCGGTCGCGGGTCGCGAACGAGCGCTGGTGGGCCGAGCTCGTGGTCACGACGGCGCGGGCAGCCTCCTCCGAGACCCGAACGAGCGCGGGGGTCAGCAAGGGCGTCGGCTCGAGCCCCTTCGCTCCATCGCGCAGCACCCCCTCGCCCATCCAGGATTCACCCATCCAGGAAGGCAACGACAGCTGGAAGAGCGTGGCCCCCCCGAGCAACCTCCAGGGCTCCGTCCCGTCTCCCGTCGCGCCGCGCAGCCCTGCCTCCGAGCCCCCTCGCTTCGGCGTCCCCAGCTTCTCGTTTCCCTTCGGCCCTCGCTGACGTTCACGGGCCAGCACGTCCCCCTCGCTCACCGCGGCCGACGATGGACCTCACCAGCGTGACGCGCGTGACCCCCGTCCCGCTCTCCTGCCGTTCTCAGTTCGGGCACCCGAGCGCCTTCACCCGCGCCGCCGTCGCCTTGCTGGTGACTGCCCCTGACGCCACCGGCCAGCGGCTCAGCACCACCCGGTACGCCGCGCAGGCGCCCGTCGTGTCCCCCTGGGCCTCGAGCGAAAGCCCCAGGTGATGGTGCGCCACCGTGTGCGTCACCGGGAACCTGAGCGCCACGCAGGCGCGCGTGAACTCGACCAGCGACGCTCGCGCCTCGGCCGAGCGCCCCGCGAGCTGGTTCACCCGGCCGAGCGCCTCTTCTTGGTCCGGCTCCCGGTAGAGCGGCAGCGGCTGGAACCGCGGCAGCGCGGCCAGCGCCTCCTCGGCCTCGGCCTGCGTGCTCGCCGGGAATGCATACCCCCTGAGCCACGCTTGCCCCCGCTGCTGCGGTGGCAGCTTCAGCTCCCAGGCGCGCAGCCACGCCTCGCGCCGCGCCACGTACTGGCTGCGCGTCAAGAGCTCCCCCTCCAGCTCCGCGTGCAGCAACGTCATCGTCGGATCCCGCGTGACCTGAGAGGACGAACCCAGCCGGGCCTCGAGCACGCCCCGGTGCTCCGCGGCATCCCGCGCCGCCTGGTGCGCGTCTCCGAGCTGCAAGGACAGCGCGATCTCCAGCAACCGCGTCCCGCTCAGGAGCGTCGCCTCCTGCGCCCCCTGGTGGTGCTTCTGGTGCAGCTCCCGGACCAGGCTCCGCGCCCCCCGCAGATCGCCACCGAGCACCATCAGGTTCGCCTCGTAGAGCGTGTGCTGAACCTCGGTGGCCTGGCCGGTCGCGTGCGCACGGAGCTGCTCCAGCACTGCATGCACCGCGGCCGGCGGCCTCCCGATCGCGTAGGTCGCCTCGGCCAGCGAGAGGTAACGCGACTCGATGCCTGCGTGCTGCGCGAGGCTCGTCCGCAGATCCTGCTCGTAGTCGCTGCAGCGCCCCGCGCGCGCGTGCATGCGGGCCCGATCGCGCAGACAGTCGGTCGCTGCCGGCGACACCCTCACGCACTCCTCGATCGCGTCGTATGCCTCGCCGGCCCGCCCCAGCGCCTCCAGCGCCTTCCCCTTCGCCTGCCAGCAGTCGGCGTACGCGGGATCCCGCTCCACGCAGCGGCTCGCCAGCGCGAGACTCGCCGCGGGATCATTGCGCCGCACGTGCAGCGCCTGGAGGCTCAGGAACTCCATGTCGTCCGGATACCGCCGTGACGCCTGTTGCAGCCGCCGCACCCCCTCGTCCACATCGGCCGGATCCCGCAAGAGGAGCGGCTCGTACACTTCCATGAGCGCCTGATCCCGCGGCCCGAGCGCAGCCCGCAGCGAGATCGCCCGCTGGAAATGAGCGCGCCCTGGATCCTGCGTCCTCAGGTTCTGGTGCGTCTGGGCCAGCCGCAGGTGCGCCGCCGCGAAGAACGGATCCAGCTCCACCGCGCGGAGGAACGCCTGCTGCGCCACGTACCACTGTGCGTCACGGAACGCCTGCAGCCCCTCCCGGTATGCCGTCAGCGCTTGCGGGCTCGTCGTCTGCGGAGCGGGCAGGGACGTGATCGGCGTGACCACGTCGCTCGACGACGACGACGTCGAGGGCGCCATCTCTGGAGGCTCCAGGTTCGTCGACACCGCCCACCCCAGCCCCAGCGCCGTCGCCACCCCCAGCGCGACCCCGGCGAACCCCGCGAGCTGCCACCGAGGCCGCCGCCGTGACTGCGTCGGCGTCGTCGTAGGCGCGTTGATCGTCGCCAGATCGCGCCGCAGGTTCAGCTCCAGGAGCGGTGGTTCCGGCCGGATCATCACCGCGCTCAGCCGCCGGCTGGACGGCGCGTTCATCTCGCCCGTGATGAACGGCTCCAGCAGCTCCACCACGTCATCCATCGACGCGAAGCGGTCCTCTCGCCGCTTCGACATCGCCCGCGCGACCACGGCTGCGATCGACTCCGGCACCCCTTCGAGTGGCGCCGGCTGATCTCCGAGCACCGCCGCGATCACTGCCAGCACATCCCGCCCGTGCCCGAACGGCAGCCGCCCCGAGAGCAGCTCGTACGCCATCACCCCCCACGAGAACTGATCCGCGCGGCCATCGGCCTCCTCTGCGCGTATCTGCTCTGGCGCCATGTACGCCGGCGTCCCGATCAGCTTCCCGGGGCTGGTGATCGTCGCCGCCGTCGCGTCCGACCCATCCCCCATCGGCGCCTCCAGGCTCGTGCGCACCCTGCGCGCGATCCCGAAGTCGAGCACCTTGATCACCCCATCGCTCCGGAGCATCACGTTCTCCGGCTTCACATCGCGGTGCACCACCCCCACCCGGTGCGCTGCGGCCAGTGCGCACGCCACGTCGAGCAGCCACCGGATCCGCGTGCTCTGCGGCACCTGCGTCCCCACGTAGCGCCGCAACGGCGGCCCATCTACCAGCTCCATCGCCAGGAACGGCGTCCCCTCGTGCTCCCCCACGTCGTACAGCGAGACCGCGTTCGGGTGATTGAGCGCCGCCGCGGCCTGCGCCTCGCGCATCATGCGGGCCGCGGCCTCGTCCCAGGTCGTCGGATCCGCGTCGGGTGCACGGCGCAGCACCTTGAGCGCCACGCGACGGTGAAGCCGCGTGTCGAGCGCGCGGTACACCTCACCCATACCTCCCTCACCGAGGCTCTCCTCGATGGAATACCGGTCGAAAGTGTCGCCCGGTTTGAGTCGCATCGAGATCCATCATTGCACAGGTCGACCACGCCATGGCAACGCCGCCGCATCGTCTGACGACACGACGACGACGCGGAGCGCCACCCCACCCGCCGTCATGCCGCTTCGCACCACCCTGGACGCGCCCGGCCTGTCGCGTGTCACTGGATCGGCGGATGCTGCTGCGCGCCAACTGCTCCTTTGCGCCGCGCGCGCCATCTTTTCCTGCATCCGGGCAAGTCACGCATCCCGTGTGCCCTCCCCACGCGCTCGGCCGACGCATTCAGCGTGCCCGCCCACGCGCTCGGCCGACGCGTCCAGACGAGTCTCGCATCCCGCGTCGTCCAGGCGACGCATCCCGTGTGCCTGCCCCACGCGCTCGGCCGACACGTCCAGACGAGTCTCGCACCCCGGGTGCCCAGGCGAGTCATGCACCCGAAGCGTCCGGCACCGGCGCTCGGCCGACGCGCCCGAAGGCGACGCTCAGGGAGCCGCGCTGGGCGTGTCGTCGCTCACGAGGAGCAGCGCCGTGTTGTGGAGCACGTCCTCCGAACTCAGCGCCTCCGTGTACATCGCCGCGTAATGCAGACGACCCTCGAACGACCGCACGCCGACCTCCCGGTTCCCCAGCACGTAGTGCGGGTCCGTCCCGAGCTGGATCGCCTGGGCCTGCGACGGCAGCACCCCACCGACCCGCGCTTGCGGGGCGCCATTGACGTAGAGCTTCACCCTCGCCTCCGGATCGGGCGGCTCCGTGTCGAGCACGAGGTGCACCACCGCCCGACCGAGCGACGACAAGGGCACCTCCCACTCGCCTCCGAGGACGTTGCTCTGCCAGCGGAACTGGAGACGCGACGTCGTGTTGGCGCCGAGCGAGAACCGACCTGACTCCTGATCGAACCCGATGTGGCTGATCCGCGAGTTCAGCGGCGCCACCGCGTGAATGTCGAGCACCACCTCGATGGTCCCCGTCGTGCTCCCCTCGAGCCGCGTGAGCTTCGTCCCGCTCACCGCGGCGGACGCGCGGCCGTCCAGCTCGATGCTGTCCCACTGCAGGCCCCGGTTCGCTCCGCTCTCCGTCACGAACTGCAGCCCGGGGGAGGGCGTGATCCTGAGCGGAAGCGGCGTCGGCGCCGAATCGTTCAGCTCCCCCACGATGCCGCTCGTCGCCTCGTCGATGAAGTAGCGGACCAGCAGTCCCCGGTCCACGAGCCCCCCTTGCCCGAGGGACCCTCCGCCTTCTCCACCACTCCCTGGCCCAGCGCCCGTCCCTCCTGCGCCCCCAGCGCCCCCGCCCCCCATGCCGCCCGTCCCTGGAGCGCCTCCCGTCCCACCGGGACTGCCTCCACCTCCACCCGATCCAGCTGCGCCATTGCCCCCGCACGCCCCGACCGCTCCAGCGAGCGTCAGCGCCAGCGTCATCCAGCCCAGCGTCGACACCCCGACCCGAGGAGAAGAGCCCCGGCGCGCCCATCGGTTCGAAGAGAGCAAGGTGGTTTTCACTGGGCAATCTTCACGAGGCAAATGTCTTCCTGCTGTCCAGTCGCGTTGCTCTGGAGCGGCCCCCGCCCGAAATCCACGACCCCCATGCAGTCCCCCGTCATCAGCACGTTCCCGCTCCCATCGATCGCCACGCTGCGCGGATCCTGATCCAGCTCATCGCCGAAGCGACGGGTGTACCGGTGCTCGCCATCCGGCGTGAGCTGCACCAGCACCATGTCCTCCATCCCCGCGCTGAGCACCGGACCGCTCCCGTAATCCACCGTCCCCCGCTGCCCCACCGCGAGCACCACGTTCCGCGCCTGGTCGGTCGTCACCGCGTTCCCGACCTGATCGTCCGGCCCCACGAACGCTTGCCCCCACAGCGGCTGCCCCCCGCTGCCGAGCTTCGCCACGAACGCATCCCACGCCCCTGCGCCCATCCTCGTCTGCCCGGCGAGCGCGATCTCCGACGTGAACCGCCCCGTGACCAGCACGGCCCCTGCTGCGTCCAGCGCGAGCCCCAGCGCCTCTTGCTGTCCGTTCCCCCCGATCGGCGTGCTCCAGACGTGGTTGCCCATCGCGTCGTACCGCGTCACGAACACATCGCTCTCCCCCTCGGTCTCCAGCACCGTCCCGGCGAAGTCGATGGTGTCCCCGAAGCTCCCGGCCAGCACCACGTCTCCATTCGCCGCGAACGCCACTCCCGTCGCCTCGTCGCGCGCGCTCCCGCCGACCGCGTGCCCCCACTGCGGCGCCCCGTGCTCGTCCACCCGCAGCAAGAACGCATCCTCTTGCCCGTTGCTCGTGCGCACCTGGCCTGCGAGCGTCACCGTTCCGGCGAACCGCCCCACCATCGCCGCCCCGTCATCGGTCGCGGCGATTGCGATCCCGGCCTGGTCCGCCGCGTTTCCGTGCCGCGTCCCCCATTCCACGTTCCCTGACGGGTCGAGCTTCAAGATGAACGCGTCCGTCCCCCCGTTGCTGATCAGCGTCGAGCTTCCCAGGTTCATCGTCCCCTCGAACCACCCGGTGACGTACACCTCGCCCGAGGGCGACAGCGCCACCGCGCTCGCCGACTGATCCTGATCGTTCCCGAACCGCCGCGCCCACTGGTAGTTCCCCGACGCATCGAACTTCGCCACGAACACGTCCCGCAGCCCCGAGCTCGTCAGCGGCCCGCCCCCGAAGTCCGTCGGGCTGATGATGTCGCCCACCACCACCACCGACCCATCCGAGTCCACTGCCACGCCCCACGAATGCTCGTGCTCGCCCCCCCCGAACCGCCGGTTCCACAGCGCGCAGTGATCGTTCGCCACCCCGTCGCAGTCATCGTCGACCGCCGTCGCGCACTCCTCCACGTGGGGTCGCACCTCCCCCAGACAGACCCCATCCGGCGCCACGTCGCAGTACAGCACCCCCGCGCGACACGCCCCGACCCCCTCGGTCCCTTCCGGCCCCCCGTAGCACGCCCCCTGCTCGTTCACCTGCCCATCGCAGTCCTCGTCGGCCGGCGCGCACGTCTCCTGCGCGGGCAGCACCTCCCCCGCGCACGGCCCGAAGCGCCCGTCGTCCTGACAGACCTGCGTCCCACCCTGGCAGATCCCCACCTCCTGCGTCCCCGGAGGCCCCCCGTAGCAAGCCCGCTCCTCCCCGGGCGCGCAGGCTTCCACCGGCCCCTCACCACCCGCTCCCCCGGCCGCGCCAGCGCCCGTCCCGCTCGTCACGCGCGGATCGTACGCCTCCCAGTCGTGGCTACACGCCCCCAGGACCCACGCAACCGCGAACCCAAGCACCCCGAAAGGCAGCAGCGCGCGACGAGCCGAACGATCACGAAAAGCCATGAAGAACCGCCCGCAGCCTACCATGGGCCGCGCACCCCCCGAGACCCTCGATCACGCGCGACCCGCGCGAGATCCTCGTCGGCCCGCCCCCCCGAGACCGCCGGCCTGCGCTCGCTTCCGTCTCGCTTCCGTGAGGATCCGCCGGGTCAGTAAGGATCCGCCGGGATCAGCGCCTCGTTCTCTGCCTCCAGCGGTTGCCCTGCCACCGACGTGGTCCCGGCCGGCAGCTCCACCGTGTCCCCGGCCACCAGCTTGTGCACCGTGAGCCCGCTCATGGCGAACGGCTGCCCCGCCTCGCACGACGTCGGCGGCGCGCTCGTCTTCACCACGTACGTCGCCCCCTCACCGAACACCGTTCCCACCCCGGAAGGATCGACCCCCAGCGCCGTGTACTCATCGATCCCCACCCCCAGCGGCGCGCTCGACCACCCATCCTGGATCAACCGCCCCAGGAACGTCACCAGCCGCCCCATCCGGTCCCGCGCCTGCAAGTGCGAGTCCGTGATCACCCCCGCGAGCGGGGCGAGCGACACGAAGTCCCGCTCCAGCGTCATGAACTCGTTGTACGGATCCCGCAGCGCCTCGTCCGAGTAGACCGTGTCGTTGTACGCCGCGAAGCTGAACTGCCCGAGCACCGCGCACCCCGCGCTCGTCCCCCCGAGCGCCGCGCCCCGCTCCCAGGCGTACATCAGCGCCTCCTGCACCCCCGTGCCCATCCAGTTCTTCAGGTACGTCGACTGATCCCCACCGGCCAGGAACACCGCCTCCGCGTGCCGGATCCGGTGCACCACATACGGATCGTCCGCGAGCTGCCGGCTGTCGACCAGCATCGTCTCCACCGAGTCACAGCCCCCGATGTCCGAGTACAGAAAGTCGTTGTAACCATCCGCGCCGGTCGTCCGCAGCACCACCACGTCACCGCGATTGGCGAAGGGCATCCACCACTGGAGCGAGTCGATCGCCTCCGCCCCTCCACCCATCAGGAGCAGCGCACGCCCTATCGGCTCGACCTTCGCGTCCTCAGGATTGCCCGTGATGTAGTTGACCAGCCCTGCCGGCTTCGGCGGCGTCTCTTCCACATCGTCACCACCCGCGCCGCCAGTGCCTCCAGCACCGCCCGTCGCGCCGCTCCCCCCCTCACCGACCGACGCACCACTCCCGCCAGTCCCTCCTCCCCCGTCGGAAGAGCACCCCACCGCAACGACGGAGAAAGCCAGCGAGAGCAGGGCGCCCAGCGAAAGCAGCGAGCGCGGCGAACGAGGCGAGACGGTGGAGCGCATCCCGCGAGACTCCGACGCAGCGCGGAGGGCGTCAAGGTGAGGACCACCGCGCGTCGGCCTGAAAGCGCTGGGAACCAGGCTCCGCGTTCAAGGCCGACCGGGCGGCGTCGCGAACTGCCCCGGGAAGGGGTTCGCCTGTTGCCGTCGCCGGATCTCTTCTGGCGTCCACGGCGTCGTCCCCCGCTCGTGGAAGAGCGCCACGCCGATCACGCCCACGTTCCGCGAGTCCCCGTGCTTCTGGCTCGCGTACGAGTTCCGCACCGACCCGAAGCGGAAGGCCGCCACCGCGTCCATGCTCTGACGGAACCCCTCGATCTCCAGCTCACCCTGCGGCGGCAGGATGTATCCCCGCTTGGTGAACGACGCCGCCTGACCATCGAGCACATCGAGCCCGTCGACCGACAGCACGCACTCGAAGCGCAGGTCCGTCTGGTTGCGCAGCACGATCGTGTACCGGATCCCGTGTTCCCCGACGACGAAGCGATCCTGCTCCGTCACGAACCCGTTCAGGAACCGACCGTTCTCCGCGCGCAGCCCCATCTCCACCGCGCCCCCGGCGATGGTGAACGGCCGCGACGTCGTCCGCTTGAACCCGGCGAGCCCCGCCATCGCCTGCGCACCTTGCTCGTCGTTGTAGTGCAGGCTGTCCATCGCGAACGGGTTCGACGCATCCGCCCGGATGAACGGCGCCGTCGTGATCTGAGACGTCCGCGTCTCGCCCCACTCCGTCCCCAGCCCGGGCCGCGACTTCTGCGCCTCCGCCTCTCTCCTGCGCTCCGCGACCTTCGCGTCCGCAGGATCCTGCGTCGGCGATCGCGGCGTCGTCGCCCCCTTCGGCGAAGCATCCAGCTTCTTCGGCGCGCGGCTGCCTCCGGTCGCCGACGCGACCCGCCCCTCGGCGCTCGCTCCGGCGGCCGCGGGCGGCGGCGGGGGCGTGGCCTGCACGGGGCTCGCCTGGCCTTGACCCCCATCGCTCGACGACCCGACCCCCCCCAGCGCCTGGGGCGCCGGTGCCTCCGGCGCGCTCTCGGGCCCGGGCGCCGGCCGCTCCGCCAGCACCGGCCCCGGTTGCGCGGCGGCCGGAGCATCCGCCGGCGTGGACGACGGCGCCCGCGACCCCGCGCACCCCAGCGCCGCCGTAGAAATCGCCGCCATCACCAGAAGACCGATCCGCCGCATCCTGCTCATCACACCCTCCACATCCCCGTCTGACGACCGAAGAACGACGGAGGTCTCCGCACCTTACAGAGGGACCTCACATGCCGGTCCACGGTGCGGGACGGAGGGAAGAGCCGACCCCTCGCTGGAGCCGGGGCTCGACCACCCTTTCCGCCCTCCCCTGGAGGTGACCACACCCGCCGCGCCTCGTCCACGAGCGCAGCGTCACGCCCCGCGTCCGGTCGGTGGCATCGCCCCCATCGGTGGTGGTGTCATCGGTAGAGGAACACCCCGCGCAGATCCTCCGTCTGCGAGAGCGGCGTCGCGTTCTGCCCCTTGGACATCGACGTCGCCCGGAACTGGTAGATCATCCCCGGTTCGAGGGGAGGCCCCCCGTAGGTCACCTTCACCTCGGCGTTTCCGCTCACCGAAGGGAGGTTCGGATCCTCCCAGACCAGGTTCCCGTACGCATCGAAGACCTGGATCTCGTAACGCCCCTCGCTGGAGTCGTCGGCCCACACGAACTCGGGCGTCCCTTGCACCTCGTCCATCCGCTCGGCGCCGGGCCGGATCACCGCGAGCGCCTCCGTCACCTTGAACGACTCGGAGAGGGAGACATCGGCGTCCGCCACGGTGATCTCCACGATCGCCGTGCCCCCGATCGACGTGTCCGGATCGCGCACCAGACCATCGTTCTCGAACGCCGCGAGCACCTTGTAGGTCCCGTCGGGCACCCCCTCGATCACGAACCCACCGCGCACCCCACCGACCCGCAGCCCTCGCGGCGCCTCACCCCGCTTCGCCGACGCGTCGAAGGTCTCCACCGGGACCAGGATCACACTCGTCTCGCTTCCGCCTGGCGCATCGACGATCGACACCTTCCCGCTCACCGCGGCCCGCGCCTCACCCAGGCTGCTCAGCACCACACCGCTGGTCACCCGCCCGGCATCGACCGCGACCCGCGCGCTCGCGAGCCGCAAGCCTTCCGCGTAACCGCGCACCTCGTGGCTCCCCGCTGGAACGTTGAACACCGTGAACGCCCCGTCGAAGTCCGCCACCCCCGTCGCGCCGCCCGCCGTCACCAGCGTCCCACCTGGCGCCCTCGCCGCGACCGTGCCCGACACCGTGCCGAGGCCAGCCACGTCCTCCAGCTCCAGCAGCAGGATCTCCGTCGCCACGCTCTCGATGGCCAGCGGTTTCCCTGTCGCCGTCGCCAGATCCAGAGGCAGCGCCACCCGAGGGGCCCTGGGGAAGCTCTGGTAGCCCGCCGCGTCCGCGCGCAGCGTCACGCTGGCTACCACCGGCCGCCCCTCCCGGTCCCGCTTCGCCGCCACTTGCAACGCATAGCCCCCATCGGGCCCGCTCACCGCCACCCGTGACACCGCGGCGCTGTTCGCATCCCGCGCGATCACGTGCGCTCCCGCAACCCCCGCCGCGGTCCCCGCGTCGAGCACCCGCCCCCGCACCACGAGGGGCGTGAAGCACGCGGGCTCCCCATCTTCGACCTCCTCGCAGGCGAGCCCTGACGCGCAGCCGGTCTGCTCGAGCACCGAGCATCCCTCGTCGCCGCGCCGCACCTCCTCGTCGCCGCACCCGGCGAGCGCCACGAGGGGACCGACGACCAGCGCAAAACCAAGACGTGAACGTGACATGCGTGAACTCCTTCTCGAACCGAACGGACCAGCGTGCGTGGAAAGCCGTGGCGCGTGGCCTACTGCGGCACGGGACGGCAGCAGCCCGTGATGCAGTAATGGAAGGGCGGGCAATGATCCTGACCGGCGAGCCCGCAAGGCTGGACGCCGCTCTCGCACTGCTGCGTCCCGTTTCCCCCGCCGCCCCCGCTGCCGCTCGACGGCGGACACCCCGGATCCGGCGCGGGCTTCCCCACGCACACCTCGCACGGCCCGCACGAATTCAGGCACGAAGGCACCGGCTTGCACGGATGACATCGCGTCGGATCATCGATCGCGTCGGCCGTACACACCGTGTTCCCGTCGACCCCCTCGGACCCCAGCCAGATGAACTTCCCGCTCCCCGCGGGCAGCTCGCAGCACCCGAAGCAGTCGCACCCGTTCGGCGTCAGCGGCCCGCACACCTCGTGGCACTGCTGCGACTGCGACTGCTCCAGCGCCGCGCAGTTCATCCCCGAGCCCGGGTAGATCGTCGTCGGGTCGTACGCGCACGTCGCCCCGTTCTCCGGCTCCGGGTAGTAGCTGGGGGCCACCTCGTTCGGATCGCAGCGGTGCGACCAGTAGCAAGCATCGTTGCCCGCCCCCGAGTTCGAGTCCCAGTAACAGTCGACGATGCATGGCGGCC is part of the Chondromyces crocatus genome and encodes:
- a CDS encoding LamG-like jellyroll fold domain-containing protein; protein product: MKTTLLSSNRWARRGSSPRVGVSTLGWMTLALTLAGAVGACGGNGAAGSGGGGGSPGGTGGAPGTGGMGGGGAGGAGGTGAGPGSGGEGGGSLGQGGLVDRGLLVRYFIDEATSGIVGELNDSAPTPLPLRITPSPGLQFVTESGANRGLQWDSIELDGRASAAVSGTKLTRLEGSTTGTIEVVLDIHAVAPLNSRISHIGFDQESGRFSLGANTTSRLQFRWQSNVLGGEWEVPLSSLGRAVVHLVLDTEPPDPEARVKLYVNGAPQARVGGVLPSQAQAIQLGTDPHYVLGNREVGVRSFEGRLHYAAMYTEALSSEDVLHNTALLLVSDDTPSAAP
- a CDS encoding cyanophycinase, with the protein product MRSTVSPRSPRSLLSLGALLSLAFSVVAVGCSSDGGGGTGGSGASVGEGGSGATGGAGGTGGAGGDDVEETPPKPAGLVNYITGNPEDAKVEPIGRALLLMGGGAEAIDSLQWWMPFANRGDVVVLRTTGADGYNDFLYSDIGGCDSVETMLVDSRQLADDPYVVHRIRHAEAVFLAGGDQSTYLKNWMGTGVQEALMYAWERGAALGGTSAGCAVLGQFSFAAYNDTVYSDEALRDPYNEFMTLERDFVSLAPLAGVITDSHLQARDRMGRLVTFLGRLIQDGWSSAPLGVGIDEYTALGVDPSGVGTVFGEGATYVVKTSAPPTSCEAGQPFAMSGLTVHKLVAGDTVELPAGTTSVAGQPLEAENEALIPADPY
- a CDS encoding serine/threonine-protein kinase, with product MRLKPGDTFDRYSIEESLGEGGMGEVYRALDTRLHRRVALKVLRRAPDADPTTWDEAAARMMREAQAAAALNHPNAVSLYDVGEHEGTPFLAMELVDGPPLRRYVGTQVPQSTRIRWLLDVACALAAAHRVGVVHRDVKPENVMLRSDGVIKVLDFGIARRVRTSLEAPMGDGSDATAATITSPGKLIGTPAYMAPEQIRAEEADGRADQFSWGVMAYELLSGRLPFGHGRDVLAVIAAVLGDQPAPLEGVPESIAAVVARAMSKRREDRFASMDDVVELLEPFITGEMNAPSSRRLSAVMIRPEPPLLELNLRRDLATINAPTTTPTQSRRRPRWQLAGFAGVALGVATALGLGWAVSTNLEPPEMAPSTSSSSSDVVTPITSLPAPQTTSPQALTAYREGLQAFRDAQWYVAQQAFLRAVELDPFFAAAHLRLAQTHQNLRTQDPGRAHFQRAISLRAALGPRDQALMEVYEPLLLRDPADVDEGVRRLQQASRRYPDDMEFLSLQALHVRRNDPAASLALASRCVERDPAYADCWQAKGKALEALGRAGEAYDAIEECVRVSPAATDCLRDRARMHARAGRCSDYEQDLRTSLAQHAGIESRYLSLAEATYAIGRPPAAVHAVLEQLRAHATGQATEVQHTLYEANLMVLGGDLRGARSLVRELHQKHHQGAQEATLLSGTRLLEIALSLQLGDAHQAARDAAEHRGVLEARLGSSSQVTRDPTMTLLHAELEGELLTRSQYVARREAWLRAWELKLPPQQRGQAWLRGYAFPASTQAEAEEALAALPRFQPLPLYREPDQEEALGRVNQLAGRSAEARASLVEFTRACVALRFPVTHTVAHHHLGLSLEAQGDTTGACAAYRVVLSRWPVASGAVTSKATAARVKALGCPN